From the genome of Bernardetia sp., one region includes:
- the hemH gene encoding ferrochelatase yields MKNAPIGVLIVNLGTPDSPKTPDVRKYLREFLLDGRVIDIAAPLRYGLVNGIIAPFRAPKSAAEYKKLWTDRGSPLLYHGIDVVEKLQKSLDNHSDKETDKSKREKYVVRLAMRYQSPSLTNALKEMQEINCKKIIVIPMFPQYASASTGSVLERVMQIVSKWELIPEVSFVDAYPADKKMIQAFALQGKELLAKHDYDHYVFSYHGLPQRQLKKASSYCKIGTCCNSYNATNRLCYRAQCYETSRHLAKELGITEKDYTVCFQSRLGSDPWIPPYTDDVIKEIYAKGYRKIIVFVPSFVADCLETTVEVAETYHEDFLELGGERWDMVESLNSHPLWIESLEDMVLERS; encoded by the coding sequence ATGAAAAATGCTCCTATCGGTGTCTTGATAGTCAATTTAGGAACGCCAGATTCTCCCAAAACGCCAGATGTTAGAAAATATTTACGTGAATTTTTATTAGATGGACGAGTAATAGATATTGCTGCTCCTCTTCGTTACGGACTTGTCAATGGGATTATTGCCCCTTTTCGTGCGCCCAAATCGGCTGCAGAATATAAAAAGCTATGGACAGATAGAGGTTCTCCTTTGCTTTATCATGGCATAGATGTAGTAGAAAAACTACAAAAATCACTTGATAATCATTCAGACAAAGAAACTGACAAGTCTAAAAGAGAAAAATATGTAGTTCGCCTAGCCATGCGTTACCAAAGTCCATCGTTAACCAATGCTCTGAAGGAAATGCAAGAAATAAATTGCAAAAAAATCATTGTTATTCCGATGTTTCCTCAATATGCTTCGGCTTCTACGGGTTCGGTATTGGAGCGAGTAATGCAAATTGTTTCAAAATGGGAACTCATTCCAGAAGTTTCTTTTGTAGATGCATATCCAGCAGATAAAAAAATGATTCAAGCCTTTGCGCTTCAAGGAAAAGAGCTTTTGGCAAAGCACGATTACGACCATTATGTTTTTTCTTATCACGGTTTGCCACAGCGCCAACTCAAAAAAGCAAGCTCGTACTGTAAAATAGGGACATGTTGTAATTCCTATAATGCTACTAATCGCCTTTGTTATAGAGCTCAATGTTATGAAACTTCTCGCCACCTAGCAAAAGAACTTGGCATCACAGAAAAAGACTATACTGTTTGTTTTCAGTCTCGTTTGGGTTCAGACCCTTGGATTCCACCTTATACTGACGATGTAATTAAAGAGATTTATGCGAAAGGATATAGGAAAATTATTGTATTCGTACCTTCTTTTGTAGCTGATTGTTTAGAAACTACTGTAGAAGTAGCTGAAACCTACCATGAAGATTTCTTAGAACTTGGTGGAGAACGTTGGGATATGGTAGAAAGTCTCAACTCGCATCCTCTATGGATAGAATCTTTAGAGGATATGGTTTTAGAAAGAAGTTAA